In Rhinolophus ferrumequinum isolate MPI-CBG mRhiFer1 chromosome 16, mRhiFer1_v1.p, whole genome shotgun sequence, the sequence CTTACACTTCGTCTCGTCCAGTCAACTGATGGTTATGCTGGTCATGTCATCATTGAGACCGTGGCCCCCAACTCACCTGCTGCACTTGCAGATCTTCAGCGGGGAGATCGACTGATTGCTATTGGAGGTAATTATGCTAATATGTTGATTATGCTAATGTGGTAATATACTTTACATTTACAGTAGATGTGGgagttttcctctcttctttatttttataagcacATGTTACTTTTACAAtggaaataaataactttattataaataaaaatctgcaggaagccttaaaaattaatttaaaatacatttgccaTTTTAGTCCAAATGTGTAAATCTTTGACAATTTTAGACCACTTTTTCTATAAGCTGTCTGATTTTCCGTTTCTTCCACCTTCTGATCCTCTGTTTTGTATTGAATGTGAAAAAAGGGAAAGTCAGCAGTTGTCTTTCTGTATGCTCACCATCATTTCCACTCTGTGCCTGAAATTGATAGTGTTAACACACCTACTCCCATCACTTAGGacaagatactgtgtttccccgaaaatcagacctagccggaccttcagctctaatgcgtcttttggaataaaagttaatataagacctggtattatattacattacattacattataagacctggtcttattttacttacgACGTTCattataagacccgatcttatagtaaaataagaccaggtcttatattaattttgctccaaaagatgtatgattgctgatggtccggccaggtcttgtttttgggaaaacatggtaacaAACAGGAGAGAGACTAATATTCCTTATCCAAAAGGGCACATCTGAACTGTCCTGTGGTCCCATATTGGTGGCCCCATATTGGCCTTAATTGGCCAGCCATTTGTTAATATGCTGTCATTCAGAGTGCAGCCCCAGTCACTATTGCTGGCAGAAAAATGTGTCACCTGTGTGTCTTCCCATCAATTGACTGATAACAAAAACTCTGTTGATAGGCAGATTATTTGCTTGGATGTTTATGAATAAGCAGTAGGACTCAATGTGCGAAAAAGTCCAAACCTTTTCAGACCTTGGTAGTACCTGTCCCACCCATTCTAGACTTAAGAGATTTCTTGAATACGTGCTTGGTCATAGTTGAGCTTTTAAAGGCAAAGTGGTATATGTCACAGCTAAGACAATAACAAGATAAACCAGCTCCTAAATCAAGAAGCAGTTATCCTTGGTTACATGTCAAAGAAACTCTGCCTTTGTTTCAAATCCATCatgacaataaaatgaaaattatttagttACACACCCAGAAATCCCTCTGATCATGTCATAAATAGCACTTCTCAAACTTCATTGTGTATTCCAATCACCCGACATGGTGTTGAAATGCGAGTTCTGATTCAGCAGACCTGGAGTGAGGCCCAATAGTCTGTTTCCAACAGGCTCCCAGATGGTGCTCTGGTCCATAGACACTTAGGATAGCGAAGCCATAAGCTAAACCTCATCTGCTACATACTTGATTAATATAAACATAACAACGAAAGATGTTATGTCTCCCTCAGCTAAAAACCACAATTcagcaaaaatgttttatatccaCACATACCCTTTTTTGGTTTTACCTACAtgagaaagttaaatttttttcttttttatgtcctttttaaaaagggttttgtttttaattacacaagAAGTAAATAtctattatcaaaataaatacatcCAAGCAATATAAATGTACgcagagtgaaaaagcaaaagtCATCCCTTCATTTGtaacatttgtaaaaaataatatttattgatataagGGGCAGGTGTGATATACATTCTTTCTCTGTAGCTGTAATTTGTTTGTATGGATATTcagttccttaaatatttagtCATGGGATTGgtatatttagaaataagattgacaaaatatttgttatatttgaaTCTCAATGATGTTCATTTTACCATTTCCTCgacttttgcaaatattttaaatactccaaaagaaaaggaatccCACTTTGGTCGATGTGTCCCAAGAGGCACAGTGGCCATCTCCCCAAAGCTCCTGGTGGTTGGGGAAGGATGAGATGAGGGCACGTGTCATGCTGAGTCCCATAGAATGGGTTTAGACTGAGTTGCAGTTTTTGCCTACTACAGGTCATTAGGTGGACTTTTTTATTTACGCACATGTGAAACTATAATTTTGTTGGAACACAATGTGGTTAGAGGGAAGCAGTATAAATTAAGGCTGGGTGAATGGTTTAGAGCCATATTAGAAAGCTCTGGATTTCCGTGTGATAAGTATATTGGCTAAAGGTTTTTGAGCTGAAGCTTTAGGAAAATTGGGGACCATGTTCGGTGATTACAATAGGGAAGGTGTGATGAGGGATTACAGTGAAGAGCTGAAGCCCATGATCAGAAGGATGGGAACAGGAGATGACAGTGGACTGGAACCTCGACAAAACTGACAGCTGAACGGGTGTCGGGAGTCGGCTATCTCAGGGTTTCAGTCAGGTTAACTGGGAGGGTGGCATGCTGACTGACATCGTAGTGAGGACAGGAGGATGAGAGGGTCAGAGGGGTCTTAACTACACGGAAATACTCAGGTGGCAATGCCCAGGAGGAGTTGGAGATGTAGGACAGAGGGGACACCAAAGGAAAAGTTGATAGTTGAAACTACTGAAATGGATGAAATCCAGGGGGagcaaaaaggcagagaaaacgAATGACAGAAAACCATGGGAACGTTTGCATACAAGGGGCAGGTagaggtggagaaaaagaaagtggaGGAGATGATCAGAACCAAATTAGTACAATGTCATGAAAACCAAGGAAAAGGAATGTTTTAAAGCAGAAGgaggaagtaaataaaaataagagtaagGATAATTGACGGAGCAAAGTGctgaaggagacagggagggggCGAGCCAAGTATATAAGCAAGGGGATGCTTCCTCCTCTGAGACAGGTTAATACCGAAAGTGATTGGCAGGGAGGAAAGGTGGCTTCTTACAGAGCTTTTCAGTAAATAAGTTGATGCTGTCTACAGACTAGAAGAGCATGGGAAGGGTGGGCTTCAGGGGAATAGGAAAGGTTTGAAGCTGGTGTTTCAGAGACTTAGAGACCAATCAAAAGAAGGCCAACGCAGCACTGAGCGCATTGCTGAAGATAGATAGCATGACTTGCGCTGGGTCAGGAGTTAAGCTCAGGAGAAGGGAGACCGAGGGGCTAGCCAAGCTGGGGATCAGAAAGACCGGTAGACAGAAGAGGAAAGGGTTAGGGCAGAAGACCCGAAAATCTTGGTGTAGATATCACTGATATCTTGACACTGATGTCAGGGAGAAAAGCAAATGGTATCAGGAAACTGGCTGGATCGTGAGAGCCAAGAAGGAATGATTAGATACGGACATTTCCTCAAAACAGATTCAGTTAGCAGACAGGATTGTAAGAGGTAGAAAATAGGAGACTGTGATCAGAGATTAATTTCCAAGTGAAAGATTTTTGCTGTGGACAGTTCCAAGTGATGAGGCAGGTCTAAAGCCTGGTCTACCTGGGCAGCCGAAGTGGGAGAGGTTATAGGTTGAAGAACTCTGAAGTCGGGTTATTAGATGGGGCTGATGTTACTTTGATTTATTTAGGATGGCCCTAAGACCTTTGGAAAGCAAAGACCCCCTTCTCACTTTTCTCTTAAGTCCTACAAGAAAGGGGTAGCTTGGGTATGTACTGTTTTGGAGAGAGTACGGAGAGGGCAGGAGACAATTAGAGCCTCTAAATGGTACACCTAGAAGGTCTCTGGAAGAATGTACCAGAAGCTGCTAACTTTGATTTCCTCGGGAAGAGACAGTATGGCTAGGAGATGGAAGTGGAAGGGAGATTTTTTTCAGTGTACATCTTTCTGTACCTTGCGAATGTTGAACTATGTTAGTGTAGTGCctatcagaaaatataaaatgaaaacttaagatTATCAATATAGATGCAGATAGTAACTAACTTGTTTAACTTTAAAACAACTTATACCTTCCTTGTTCTTTCTGGCCCAGAAAAGGATTAGTTTGATAGATACAGTTAATAAAAAGAAGTTTCTTTCAAGTGTCAGTCTCTTGACTTGAATCACTGACCACATAACTTGTAATCCCTGGAATATTTTGGGATTTCCTTCAGTAGAATCAGTTTCCCATCATTCTAAGTCTGTTTTAACCATTAATCCTCTTCAGTAGGTCTCACTCTGCTCACTTAAACTgagaaataatgtcatttaaacCTAGAAAGGAATGGGAAGCCATTAGGAGTTAGCAGCATGGTACGCATCTAAGAATTTTCATGTCATCATTTGGtttaaaaggtaaacatttcCAGGACACCACATTCCGGGTTTGAAAATCAGTACACTGATGCATCCAAAAGCcaataatatattttggagatttcCCTATTACTTTTTCATGcgttaaaattatcatttattaatgGCAATTATATTTAGCAGTTGAGGTGATTTTTATTGCAGTAATTcatgttttcccttttaaaaatcttaaatcagGTGTGAAAATCACATCTACGCTGCAGGTGTTGAAGCTGATCAAGCAGGCTGGCGACCGCGTCCTGGTGTATTACGAAAGGCCGGTCGGCCAGGGTAACCAGGGTGCAGTGCTGCAGGATAACCTGGGGCAGCTGGAGGAACACTTCCTGTCAGGCTCCTGCCAACCAAATTATGAAGAGGAAACAGCTAGCTTGGCAGCAGATGCCGAGAACAGAGACCTGGATTCGGAGTTTGAAGACCTGGCCAGTGATGTCCGAGCACAGCCTGAGTTCCGAGACGAGGCGCAGTCAGCCAGTCACAGTCCCAAGCGCACCCCACAGTCCCAAGCGCTTTCTGGTAGGCCCCTTGGAACGGTATCACCAGTTTTAAACCGGAAACTCGTTGCAGGAAGTCACCCACCACCCCCAAAACTTCCATCCAAAGAAGGAACTAAACCCTTAGCCCTAAAACCTGAGATAACAGACCCAGCACAAGTGTCAAAACCCACCCAAGGACCCACTTTCAAACCACCTGTGCCACCACGACCACAAATGAAAGTTCCTTTGCCTTCTGCTGATGCCCCAAATCAGGCAGAACCAGATGTTCTTGTTGAAAAGCCAGAAAAGGTGCTGCCTGCTCCCCCTGCAGATAAACCTGCTGAAAAGCAGGCGAAAAGTGTGGATCACGTAGAAGATGTAGCCACCTCTAAGCAGTTTTTAGCAAAGCAAGAGGTGGCGAAAGACTTGACTTCCGAAAGTTCCTGCCCCTCTAAGGACAGTTCAGATGACCCTCAGACGTGGGAATCGTCAGAAATCCCTTACCGTAATAAGCTTGGAAAATGGACAAGAACCAGAGCGACCTGTTTCTTTGACATAGAAGCCTGCCACAGATACTTAAACATTGCATTGTGGTGCAAGGATCCTTTCAAGTTAGGGGGGCTCATCTGTTTGGGGCATGTGAGCTTAAAACTTGAAGAGGTGGCTTTAGGATGCCTGGCTACATCAAACATGGAGTACCTCTCCAAGTTCAGACTGGAAGCCCCGACGCCTAAAGCCATGGTCACGAGAACCGCACTGCGCAATCTGAGTATGCAAAAGGGATTCAATGACAAATTCTGCTTTGGGGACATTACTATtcacttcaaatatttgaaagaaggAGAATCGGACCACCATGTAGTTCCtaacttggagaaagaaaaagaacttcatTTGGTTGAAGAGGTTTCTGCTTTAGCGAAAGAAGAACACTGCGTTGGACAGATGGGTTTGACCGAAAATAAACACAGTTTCCAGGATACTCAGTTCCAGAACCCAACGTGGTGTGATTACTGCAAGAAAAAAGTCTGGACTAAGGCCGCCTCCCAGTGTATGTTCTGTGCTTATGTTTGCCATAAAAAATGTCAGGAAAAGTGTCTAGCCGAGACTCCTCTTTGTGGAGCAACTGATAGGCGGATGGACCGGACCCTGAAAAACCTCAGGCTGGAAGGACAAGACACCCTCTTAGGCCTGCCTCCTCGCGCTGATGTGGAAGCTAGCAAGTCCGTGAATAAAACAACAGGCTTGACACGACATATTATCAATACTAGCTCTCGTTTGTTAAATTTGCGTCAAGTCTCTAAAACTCGCCTTTCTGAACCAGGAACTGATCTAGTAGAACCCTCACCAAAACACACACCCAACACATCAGACAACGAAGGCAGTGACACCGAGGTCTGTGGCCCAAACAGCCCTTCGAAACGGGGAAACAACGCAGGAATAAAGTTAGTGAGAAAGGAGGGTGGGCTGGATGACAGCGTCTTCATTGCAGTTAAAGAAATTGGTCGTGACCTGTACAGGGGTTTACCCACGGAGGAAAGGATCCAGAAACTCGAGTTCATGCTGGACAAACTACAGAATGAAATTGATCAGGAGTTGGAACATAACAATACCCttgttagagaagaaaaagagacaactGATACAAGGAAAAAATCACTTCTTTCTGCAGCTTTGGCTAAATCAGGTGAAAGACTACAAGCTCTAACGCTTCTTATGATCCACTACAGAGCAGGCATTGAAGACATCGAATCTTTAGAAAGTCTGTCTTTAGACCAGCACTCCAAAAAAATAAGCAAGTACACAGATGATACAGAAGAAGACCTTGACAATGAAATAACACAACTAATAGATTCTCAGCCATTCAGCAGCATATCAGATGATTTATTTGGCCCATCTGAGTCTGTGTAACAGTCTATTTAAACTTTCAAGTGTTGGGGAAAAGCTGCACCTAAAGTACCACAGATACAACCACGTTTAAACCCTCTTATAACACACTTTGGCCTGCTTCTCCACAGTTACTGGCTTGTGTAAGAGCAAGAATGAAAAGGTGGTTTTCCAGAAAAACATGACCAGCTCACTAAATTGGTTCAGATTGCATTTATAGCTAGGCTTTTTGGGTTTATACTgggaatttatttttactaatttatttttaatgttttctaattatGGAATTATGTAAGCTAACTTTTCATGTTTATGTATGTGATGTCTTGTgctgttttccttcctctgagtTTTTGAATTAGTGTGTTAAACAGGATATTCTCCAGATTCTtgtaatatttctgtttttatcacGGTTATAACAAATTTGCTGCGTGCCCGAATTGAATTGACAGCAGCAATCACTGAGGGAACAGGTTTTGAATCTTACTTAGAGTTATGCAAAGTTTGTCATCTCTATTTACTTGAGATTTTTACGATTTGGGGATTCTCGGgggtgcttttttgttttgtttttgccaaatgTAACGTGAAAGCAGATACTACAGCTTTAATCAGTTACGCTgatttagtaaaaaaaataattttacatatattgctTGCTTTCTAAGcttctgtgattattttttctaaagtttttatgCAGTTGAAGTATAGGGAGAATATAGTGATTAATCTGAAGAGCTtgcattgaaaaacaaaatgtaataaggAATATAGAATGCAGTTGGTAAAGAATTTTGTACAGAGGATAATGAGATTACTAAAAAACAGGAACCAGTAGGTGTATAATCTTTCAAAATGTTGCTTTCctttcaaatggaaattctaaacatttatgattatttttcagCTGCAGTTCTCCCATAGGAAATAAAGCATGTACA encodes:
- the PDZD8 gene encoding PDZ domain-containing protein 8 isoform X1 produces the protein MGLLLMILASAVLGSFLTLLTQFLLLYRKQPEPPADEAARAGDGFRYIKPVPGLALREYLYGGGGAEEHSGGPPEGGATPTPAPETPSPPTRETCYFLNATILFLFRELRDTALARRWVTKKIKVEFEELLQTKTAGRLLEGLSLRDVFLGEAVPFIKTIRLLRPVVPSATGESDGPEGEALPATSPEELAFEAEVEYNGGFHLAIDVDLVFGKSAYLFVKLSRVVGRLRFVLTRVPFTHWFFSFVEDPLIDFEVRSQFEGRPMPQLTSIIVNQLKKIIKRKHTLPSYKIRFKPFFPFQTLQGFEEDEDEHIHIQQWALIEGRLKVTLLECSRLLIFGSYDREANVHCTLELSSSVWEEKQRSSIKTVELIKGNLQSVGLTLRLVQSTDGYAGHVIIETVAPNSPAALADLQRGDRLIAIGGVKITSTLQVLKLIKQAGDRVLVYYERPVGQGNQGAVLQDNLGQLEEHFLSGSCQPNYEEETASLAADAENRDLDSEFEDLASDVRAQPEFRDEAQSASHSPKRTPQSQALSGRPLGTVSPVLNRKLVAGSHPPPPKLPSKEGTKPLALKPEITDPAQVSKPTQGPTFKPPVPPRPQMKVPLPSADAPNQAEPDVLVEKPEKVLPAPPADKPAEKQAKSVDHVEDVATSKQFLAKQEVAKDLTSESSCPSKDSSDDPQTWESSEIPYRNKLGKWTRTRATCFFDIEACHRYLNIALWCKDPFKLGGLICLGHVSLKLEEVALGCLATSNMEYLSKFRLEAPTPKAMVTRTALRNLSMQKGFNDKFCFGDITIHFKYLKEGESDHHVVPNLEKEKELHLVEEVSALAKEEHCVGQMGLTENKHSFQDTQFQNPTWCDYCKKKVWTKAASQCMFCAYVCHKKCQEKCLAETPLCGATDRRMDRTLKNLRLEGQDTLLGLPPRADVEASKSVNKTTGLTRHIINTSSRLLNLRQVSKTRLSEPGTDLVEPSPKHTPNTSDNEGSDTEVCGPNSPSKRGNNAGIKLVRKEGGLDDSVFIAVKEIGRDLYRGLPTEERIQKLEFMLDKLQNEIDQELEHNNTLVREEKETTDTRKKSLLSAALAKSGERLQALTLLMIHYRAGIEDIESLESLSLDQHSKKISKYTDDTEEDLDNEITQLIDSQPFSSISDDLFGPSESV